Proteins from a genomic interval of Alosa alosa isolate M-15738 ecotype Scorff River chromosome 8, AALO_Geno_1.1, whole genome shotgun sequence:
- the LOC125299267 gene encoding 5-hydroxytryptamine receptor 1B-like, producing the protein MERSSQFKPTSVIGELLNISSNDSNSNYTPKAVEKEANLAFQASVAIILALLTFATTLSNAFVIATIYQSRKLHTPANLLIASLAVTDLLVSILVMPISALYTVSQTWTLGQVMCDIWLSSDITCCTASILHLCVIALDRYWAITDAVDYAKKRTSARAAGMIATAWVISISISLPPFFWRQVKAEEVTSCTVNSDHIFYTIYSTFGAFYIPTLLLIALYGRIYVEARKRILKQSPKKTGKRLTSAHLITNSPGSVASTTSLNYGTHETSSCDTISSANANQVKVTVSDSLLEKKRISAARERKATKTLGIILGAYIICWLPFFIYTLIAGMCTTCPFHPELFDAFTWLGYLNSLINPIIYTMSNEDFKKAFHKLISFKCCRG; encoded by the coding sequence ATGGAGCGTTCTAGTCAGTTCAAGCCAACGTCTGTCATTGGAGAGTTATTAAACATATCAAGCAACGATTCGAATTCAAATTACACTCCAAAGGCAGTGGAAAAAGAAGCAAATCTTGCGTTTCAAGCGAGTGTTGCTATTATATTAGCGTTATTAACTTTTGCCACAACATTATCAAATGCTTTTGTTATTGCCACAATTTATCAATCAAGGAAGCTTCACACGCCAGCAAATTTGTTAATTGCATCCCTAGCAGTGACAGATTTGTTGGTTTCAATTCTGGTGATGCCAATAAGTGCTCTGTACACGGTGAGTCAAACATGGACGTTGGGGCAAGTTATGTGCGACATTTGGTTATCCTCAGACATAACATGTTGTACAGCATCTATATTACACCTGTGCGTTATTGCTTTGGACCGTTACTGGGCAATAACTGATGCGGTAGACTATGCCAAAAAACGGACCTCGGCGCGCGCAGCAGGGATGATTGCTACTGCCTGGgtgatctccatctccatctctctacctcCATTCTTCTGGCGTCAGGTCAAAGCTGAGGAGGTGACTAGTTGCACCGTGAACAGTGATCACATTTTTTACACTATTTATTCTACTTTTGGTGCGTTCTACATACCAACGCTTCTTCTCATAGCTCTCTATGGCAGGATATACGTCGAGGCTCGGAAGAGAATCTTGAAACAGTCGCCTAAAAAAACTGGGAAACGACTCACTTCGGCTCATTTGATCACTAACTCACCAGGGTCTGTGGCATCCACTACGTCTCTGAATTATGGAACGCATGAAACATCGTCCTGCGACACAATTTCATCAGCCAATGCAAACCAGGTGAAAGTCACTGTGTCGGATTCCCTtttggaaaagaaaagaatCTCGGCTGCCAGAGAAAGAAAAGCAACCAAAACTTTAGGCATCATTTTGGGGGCCTATATAATATGCTGGCTTCCATTCTTCATCTACACGTTAATCGCAGGGATGTGTACAACCTGCCCTTTTCACCCTGAGCTATTTGACGCTTTCACCTGGCTGGGCTACCTTAACTCGTTAATAAACCCAATCATTTATACCATGTCCAATGAGGATTTCAAGAAGGCATTTCACAAACTCATATCCTTCAAGTGCTGCAGGGGTTGA